The Candidatus Omnitrophota bacterium genome has a window encoding:
- a CDS encoding ABC transporter substrate-binding protein — protein MKAINGFFLVLLLLFQPFLTYAECPCAKNKPKHGGDLVLSTITDPKSFNPIVSKEANVGAVMGLVFEGLTRTNGVTTEVEPNLALNWEVDETGKVWTFKLREDVSWVDGELFTADDVVFTFNQLIYNPDIDTSARDIFTIEGKIFKVEKIDKFTVRFTLPVKFAPFLRSMGHEIMPKHLLEDVVKQGKFNSHWGLDAKLETIVGTGPYMLSKYLPSERIILIRNPNYWRKDKQKKRLPYIEKITYLIVQNQDVALLKFQQAEIDYYGLRGPDYPILKPQEKEGNFTVYNTGLGFSTNFLVFNQNPGKNPKTKQPYLAPDKLKWFSDVKFRRAVAHAIDKESIVNIVMNGLGAPQYSAMSPSSGFFHNPNVEKYDYSLAKAKELLKEIGIVDRDDDGKVEDSKGNKIQFNLFTNAENTQRITIANIIKKDLEQLGFIINFVPLSFNQLASKFDSTYDWDAIILGFTGGIEPHFGSNVWQSSGHLHAWYPKQKKPATKWEAEIDDIFNQGVQELDREKRKVFYDRWQEIVAEELPLIYTVLPSSIFAVRNKFGNLNPTPYGGAFHNLEEIYIKK, from the coding sequence ATGAAGGCAATTAATGGTTTTTTTCTTGTGCTTTTATTACTTTTTCAACCTTTCCTGACTTATGCCGAATGTCCCTGTGCAAAGAATAAGCCTAAGCATGGCGGAGATTTGGTGTTGTCTACGATAACTGACCCTAAATCATTTAATCCGATAGTTTCTAAAGAGGCTAATGTTGGGGCGGTTATGGGGTTAGTTTTTGAAGGGCTAACCCGTACTAATGGTGTGACAACTGAAGTTGAACCTAATCTTGCTTTGAACTGGGAAGTAGATGAAACCGGCAAAGTTTGGACCTTTAAGTTACGTGAAGATGTAAGCTGGGTAGATGGAGAACTATTTACTGCTGACGATGTTGTGTTTACCTTTAACCAGCTTATCTATAATCCGGATATCGATACCAGCGCTCGAGATATCTTTACTATTGAAGGGAAAATTTTTAAGGTTGAAAAAATCGATAAATTTACCGTAAGATTTACTTTGCCGGTTAAGTTTGCTCCCTTTTTGCGTTCAATGGGCCATGAGATTATGCCAAAGCATCTCTTAGAAGATGTGGTTAAACAAGGAAAATTTAACTCTCATTGGGGCTTGGACGCTAAACTTGAAACTATTGTTGGGACCGGTCCCTATATGCTTTCAAAGTACTTACCTAGTGAGCGGATAATTTTAATTAGGAATCCCAACTACTGGCGAAAGGATAAACAGAAAAAAAGATTGCCCTATATTGAAAAAATAACTTACTTAATCGTTCAAAATCAAGATGTAGCTCTCCTAAAGTTTCAGCAGGCTGAGATTGACTACTATGGCCTTCGTGGTCCTGATTATCCAATTTTAAAGCCTCAGGAGAAGGAAGGTAATTTTACGGTTTATAATACTGGACTGGGCTTTAGTACTAATTTTTTAGTTTTTAATCAAAATCCTGGAAAAAATCCAAAAACTAAACAGCCTTATCTTGCCCCGGATAAATTAAAATGGTTTAGTGATGTAAAGTTTAGAAGAGCGGTTGCACACGCTATTGATAAAGAGTCGATAGTTAATATTGTAATGAATGGCCTAGGCGCTCCTCAATATTCGGCGATGAGCCCATCAAGTGGATTTTTCCATAATCCTAATGTAGAAAAGTACGATTATAGCTTGGCGAAAGCCAAAGAGTTACTTAAAGAAATCGGCATAGTAGACCGCGACGATGATGGTAAAGTTGAAGATTCAAAAGGTAATAAAATCCAGTTCAACCTCTTTACTAATGCCGAGAATACTCAAAGGATAACAATAGCTAATATTATCAAAAAAGATCTTGAGCAGCTTGGCTTTATAATAAATTTTGTACCGCTTAGTTTCAATCAGCTAGCTAGTAAATTTGATTCTACTTACGACTGGGATGCAATAATTTTAGGGTTTACCGGCGGAATCGAACCGCATTTTGGAAGTAATGTTTGGCAGTCAAGTGGGCATCTCCATGCTTGGTATCCAAAACAGAAAAAACCAGCTACAAAGTGGGAAGCTGAAATTGATGATATTTTTAATCAAGGGGTTCAGGAATTAGATCGGGAGAAACGAAAAGTTTTTTATGATCGCTGGCAGGAAATAGTTGCCGAGGAGTTACCGTTGATCTATACAGTACTACCTTCAAGCATATTTGCCGTAAGAAATAAGTTTGGCAATTTAAATCCTACTCCTTATGGAGGAGCTTTTCATAACTTAGAAGAAATCTATATAAAAAAATAA
- a CDS encoding ABC transporter permease, producing the protein MTAYIIRRLLLFIPLLLIITFIGFACINLAPGNYFDSLKQNPQVSEDTIKQYEAKYHLDKNVFIQYYYWLANVARLDFGYSFTYKIPVFKLLKLRMFNTIILSLSVLIFSWLIAIPLGIYCAVNQYKFSDKFFSFLSFIGLSIPNFFFALLLLYLASVTGILPSGGMHSLGYENLSRLGKIFDVLKHLIIPTLVIGTSSIAGLQRLMRGNMLEVLRAQYITTARAKGLPERRVIYVHAVRNAINPMVTMFGGTLAGLLSGAALTEIICSWPGLGQLMLEAVRSQDLFLFVGDLLMISFLLITGYLIADILLAWVDPRIQYQ; encoded by the coding sequence ATGACTGCTTATATTATCCGTCGCCTGCTTCTATTTATCCCATTACTTTTAATAATTACCTTTATCGGCTTTGCTTGTATTAATCTTGCTCCCGGTAATTACTTTGATAGCTTAAAGCAAAATCCCCAAGTATCCGAAGATACAATTAAGCAGTATGAAGCTAAATATCATTTAGACAAGAATGTTTTTATTCAGTATTATTATTGGTTAGCTAATGTAGCTCGGCTTGACTTTGGATACTCTTTTACTTATAAGATACCGGTTTTTAAGCTCTTGAAGCTACGGATGTTTAATACAATCATTTTGTCGCTCTCGGTGCTTATTTTCAGTTGGTTAATTGCTATACCTTTGGGAATTTATTGTGCGGTTAATCAATATAAGTTTAGCGATAAGTTTTTTTCTTTTCTTTCATTCATCGGTCTTTCAATTCCTAATTTTTTCTTTGCTCTCTTACTTTTATATCTAGCTTCGGTAACTGGAATATTACCTTCAGGCGGAATGCATTCCTTGGGTTATGAAAATCTAAGTCGCCTCGGAAAGATTTTTGATGTACTTAAACATTTAATTATTCCAACCTTAGTTATTGGTACGTCAAGTATTGCCGGACTGCAGCGTCTTATGCGGGGAAATATGCTCGAAGTCCTTAGAGCTCAGTATATTACAACAGCCAGAGCTAAAGGCTTGCCAGAGCGCAGAGTCATCTATGTCCATGCAGTAAGAAATGCTATTAATCCGATGGTTACTATGTTTGGCGGAACTTTAGCCGGGCTTTTAAGCGGTGCAGCCTTAACCGAGATAATCTGCAGCTGGCCGGGGTTGGGTCAGTTGATGCTTGAAGCAGTAAGGAGCCAGGATTTATTTTTATTCGTTGGGGATCTGTTGATGATTAGTTTTCTTTTGATTACTGGATATTTAATTGCCGATATATTATTAGCCTGGGTAGATCCGCGAATTCAGTATCAATAG
- a CDS encoding ABC transporter permease, translated as MKKENSSNLTKGIRKLKRHGLAMVAFWTIVALYLSAVFAGFIAPYHYDNEERTLSYAPPVKIHIIDQSGRLQRPFVYKRTFEFDEFYNRVYKEDRAKMYPIKFFTKGDKYSILWLVKSNRHLFGVENEARIYLWGADSRGRDIFSRIFYGGQISLSIGFVGVIIALLLGLFFGGISGYFRGKTDTIIMRVCEVIMMIPGFYLMLSLRSIFSYSLTSLQIYFALVCIMSFIGWPGLARVIRGMSLSLREREFVLAARALGVSDLKIIWRHIIPHTFSYLVVAVSLSIPGYILGESAISLLGLGIQDPYASWGNMLSESMAIAQIKFHPWILIPGVFIFITVMAFNLLGDGLRDVFDPKMTIGRKF; from the coding sequence ATGAAAAAAGAAAATTCCAGCAATTTAACTAAAGGAATTCGCAAATTAAAAAGACACGGCTTGGCCATGGTTGCCTTTTGGACCATAGTGGCTTTATATCTATCGGCTGTCTTTGCCGGGTTTATTGCTCCTTATCATTATGATAATGAGGAAAGAACTTTAAGCTATGCTCCGCCGGTAAAAATTCACATTATTGATCAAAGCGGTCGCTTGCAGAGACCGTTTGTCTATAAAAGAACTTTTGAGTTTGACGAGTTTTATAATCGTGTATATAAGGAAGATAGAGCTAAAATGTATCCGATTAAATTTTTTACCAAAGGAGATAAATATAGCATTCTTTGGTTAGTTAAGAGCAACCGGCATCTTTTTGGCGTTGAAAATGAGGCGAGAATTTATCTTTGGGGTGCTGATTCACGCGGTCGGGATATTTTTTCACGCATATTCTACGGTGGACAAATCTCTCTTTCGATTGGTTTTGTCGGAGTGATCATCGCTTTATTATTGGGTTTGTTTTTTGGCGGAATTTCCGGTTACTTTAGGGGAAAGACCGATACGATTATCATGCGGGTCTGTGAAGTTATTATGATGATTCCGGGATTTTATTTGATGCTGTCTTTGCGGAGTATATTTTCCTATTCTTTGACTTCTCTACAGATTTACTTTGCTTTGGTTTGCATAATGTCCTTTATCGGCTGGCCGGGCTTAGCCCGGGTTATCCGGGGGATGAGTCTTTCTCTGCGTGAGCGGGAGTTTGTTTTGGCGGCTAGGGCTTTGGGAGTTTCTGACTTGAAAATTATTTGGCGCCATATTATCCCGCATACCTTTTCTTATTTAGTAGTTGCAGTATCACTCTCAATACCAGGATATATTTTAGGTGAATCAGCGATAAGTTTATTAGGTTTGGGTATTCAAGATCCTTACGCCAGCTGGGGAAATATGTTAAGTGAGTCAATGGCTATTGCTCAGATTAAATTTCACCCTTGGATATTAATACCGGGTGTATTTATTTTTATTACCGTAATGGCCTTTAATCTTTTGGGTGATGGTTTGCGTGATGTTTTTGATCCGAAGATGACTATTGGTCGGAAATTTTAG
- a CDS encoding ABC transporter ATP-binding protein has product MENILEIKNLHTYFYTEDSVVKAVEGLNLSVKRNEALGLVGESACGKSVTASSVMRLIQPPGKSVNGEIIFEGNDILKLFQNQMQKIRGKDIAIIFQEPFMALNPVYRIGFQIGEAIGFHQKGVSKETKEKKVIDLLNKVGIPDPKSRLNDYPHNLSGGQAQRVVIAMSLSCEPKLIIADEPTTSLDVTIQAQIMELLLKLKKESNFTFILITHNLALCSEVVDRIAIMYAGRIVELAKTEEIFKNPLHPYTQALFSSIPRGDCIKKKLKVIEGSVADPASKPLGCHFNPRCPKKKDNCLSQYPEYKEISPGHWVSCHYVK; this is encoded by the coding sequence ATGGAAAATATATTAGAGATCAAGAATCTGCACACTTATTTTTACACTGAAGACTCAGTCGTTAAGGCGGTAGAGGGGTTGAACCTTTCGGTGAAGAGGAACGAGGCTTTGGGCTTGGTCGGTGAATCAGCCTGCGGAAAAAGTGTTACCGCTAGTTCAGTGATGCGCTTGATTCAGCCACCGGGTAAGAGTGTTAACGGCGAAATTATTTTTGAAGGGAACGATATTCTAAAGCTATTTCAAAATCAGATGCAAAAAATTAGAGGTAAGGATATCGCGATTATCTTTCAAGAGCCGTTTATGGCATTGAATCCGGTATATCGAATTGGTTTTCAAATTGGCGAGGCTATTGGCTTTCATCAAAAAGGGGTATCAAAGGAGACCAAAGAGAAAAAAGTTATTGATCTTTTGAACAAAGTTGGAATTCCTGATCCAAAGTCAAGGCTAAATGATTACCCGCATAATTTAAGTGGCGGCCAAGCTCAAAGAGTAGTAATCGCAATGAGCCTATCTTGTGAGCCTAAGTTAATTATTGCCGATGAACCAACTACCAGCCTAGATGTAACCATCCAGGCTCAAATAATGGAGCTTTTGCTTAAGTTAAAAAAAGAGAGTAATTTTACTTTTATTTTAATAACCCACAATCTAGCTCTTTGTTCAGAGGTAGTTGACCGGATAGCAATAATGTATGCTGGCCGGATAGTTGAATTGGCTAAAACAGAAGAAATATTTAAAAATCCCTTACATCCTTACACTCAGGCTTTGTTTTCATCTATCCCCAGGGGTGATTGTATTAAAAAGAAACTAAAAGTTATTGAAGGTTCAGTGGCAGATCCGGCTAGTAAACCTTTAGGCTGTCATTTCAATCCGCGTTGTCCAAAGAAAAAAGATAATTGTCTAAGCCAGTATCCGGAATATAAAGAGATTAGTCCAGGGCATTGGGTGAGTTGTCACTATGTGAAGTAG
- a CDS encoding ATP-binding cassette domain-containing protein — MSAILEVKNLKKYYPIKRGLFYKTVGWLKAVDRVSFSLERGKTLALVGESGCGKTTLARSIAKLIELDSGEINFLGHQITNMTASQMRPLRRDLQIIFQDPFNSLDPRFTVAKIIQEGLAALHSVKSKQEILDLSKKMLDRVGLPENCLTLYPHEFSGGQRQRISIARSLILNPQLLILDEPVSSLDVSIQAQIINLLLELQERFKLTYLFIAHDLNVVRCVSDEVCVMYLGKIVERAQSKELFGNPLHPYTETLLAASPQLEVKKIKRVHIASDTKDQPRSKGCSFYSRCSFRSDGCRKKPPELREVSSGHWLSCFRSSLP, encoded by the coding sequence ATGAGTGCAATATTAGAAGTTAAAAATTTAAAGAAATATTATCCGATCAAAAGAGGTTTGTTTTATAAGACGGTTGGTTGGCTGAAAGCAGTTGATCGGGTGAGTTTTTCTCTTGAGCGGGGGAAAACTTTAGCTTTAGTCGGTGAGTCTGGTTGTGGAAAAACCACTCTGGCTAGATCAATAGCTAAGCTAATTGAGCTGGACTCAGGCGAGATTAACTTTCTCGGTCATCAAATAACTAATATGACCGCAAGCCAGATGAGGCCGTTGCGTCGAGATTTGCAGATTATTTTTCAAGATCCGTTTAACTCTTTAGATCCCCGTTTTACGGTAGCTAAAATTATTCAGGAAGGGCTAGCTGCTTTACATAGCGTAAAATCAAAACAGGAGATACTTGATTTATCAAAGAAGATGCTTGATCGGGTGGGTTTACCAGAGAATTGTTTAACTCTTTATCCGCATGAGTTTAGTGGCGGACAGCGCCAAAGAATTAGTATTGCCCGTTCATTAATTCTTAATCCGCAACTACTTATTCTTGATGAACCAGTTTCAAGTTTGGATGTTTCTATCCAGGCCCAGATCATTAATTTATTGCTAGAGTTACAGGAAAGGTTTAAACTTACTTATTTATTTATTGCCCATGATTTAAATGTAGTTAGGTGCGTCAGCGATGAGGTATGTGTGATGTATTTAGGAAAAATAGTTGAGCGAGCTCAGTCAAAAGAGTTGTTTGGGAATCCACTACATCCCTACACTGAGACTTTGCTTGCGGCATCACCGCAGCTAGAGGTTAAGAAAATAAAAAGAGTTCATATTGCTAGTGACACTAAGGATCAGCCAAGGTCAAAAGGGTGCTCATTTTATTCTCGTTGCAGTTTTCGTTCTGATGGCTGTCGCAAAAAGCCACCGGAGTTAAGAGAGGTAAGTAGCGGCCATTGGCTTAGTTGTTTTAGGTCAAGCTTGCCATAA
- a CDS encoding FAD-dependent oxidoreductase encodes MKRKRILIVGGGLAGLSAAYFLGKQGQAVSVFEREKECGGLCRSIKKNGFTFDFGGHLLHFRRKDIFLLVKRLLKGNLLKHKRSAWVDTHQRLLPYPFQANLFGLPKNIAAECLQNFIEVNTNGQKTAKTNNFRDWIDSNFGKGIARHFMVPYNLKFWKMPLENLSYEWAERFVVLPSRKDVVEGAIGSRSNNLGYNSFFWYPKQGGIEELIKSFSGRVDDIFLNSEAAEIDLKNKAVRFKNGSKEKFDILVSTIPLPELGKIIKGLPKDILSEFRRLNWLSIYNINLGVKGNIRPGQHWIYFPRKDSSFFRVGFFNNFSSQLAPRGMSSLYAEASYLGGSAISKSRLATAIKKDLARAGILGKDNSTCCEYTNDIDYAYPIYDKNYRTARHRIFKFLSKNKVVSVGRYGGWQYLSMEDVILEAQATARSI; translated from the coding sequence ATGAAAAGAAAGAGAATCCTGATTGTCGGAGGCGGGTTAGCCGGCTTAAGTGCTGCCTATTTTTTGGGTAAGCAGGGCCAAGCGGTATCTGTCTTTGAAAGAGAGAAAGAATGTGGAGGATTGTGCCGTTCAATAAAAAAGAATGGCTTTACCTTTGATTTTGGAGGTCATCTTCTGCACTTCCGAAGAAAGGATATTTTTCTGCTGGTCAAGAGACTTCTTAAGGGCAATTTGCTAAAACATAAAAGAAGTGCCTGGGTTGATACTCATCAACGTTTATTGCCTTATCCGTTTCAGGCTAATCTTTTCGGTCTGCCTAAAAATATAGCTGCAGAATGCCTTCAAAACTTTATTGAGGTTAATACTAATGGACAAAAAACTGCTAAAACCAATAATTTTCGGGATTGGATAGATAGCAATTTTGGTAAAGGGATTGCCAGGCATTTTATGGTTCCTTATAACCTTAAATTTTGGAAAATGCCCTTAGAAAACCTTTCTTATGAATGGGCAGAGCGATTCGTAGTTCTTCCTTCGCGTAAAGATGTTGTTGAGGGGGCCATTGGAAGCCGAAGTAATAATTTAGGGTATAATTCCTTTTTTTGGTACCCTAAGCAAGGCGGAATAGAAGAGTTGATAAAGTCTTTTTCCGGTAGGGTGGATGATATTTTTTTAAATTCCGAAGCAGCAGAAATCGACCTAAAGAATAAAGCAGTAAGGTTTAAGAATGGTTCCAAAGAGAAATTTGACATTTTAGTTTCTACCATACCTTTACCCGAGCTTGGCAAAATTATTAAAGGATTGCCAAAAGATATTTTATCTGAATTTAGAAGATTAAACTGGCTATCTATTTATAATATAAATCTAGGGGTAAAAGGAAATATTAGGCCAGGACAACACTGGATTTACTTTCCGAGAAAAGATAGTTCCTTTTTTAGAGTCGGATTTTTTAATAACTTTTCATCGCAGCTTGCGCCACGAGGCATGAGCTCTTTATATGCCGAAGCTTCATATCTCGGTGGTTCTGCGATAAGTAAGTCAAGGCTTGCCACGGCGATAAAAAAAGATTTAGCCAGAGCCGGAATTCTCGGAAAGGATAATTCTACTTGTTGCGAATACACGAATGATATAGATTACGCTTATCCGATTTATGATAAGAATTATAGGACAGCCAGGCATAGAATTTTTAAGTTTTTGTCGAAAAACAAGGTTGTTTCGGTCGGCCGTTATGGCGGTTGGCAATACCTATCTATGGAGGATGTTATTTTGGAGGCCCAAGCTACGGCTAGGAGTATATAA
- a CDS encoding ABC transporter permease, with protein MKFRKRIKNVFFHKSILWEMSIKQLKAKYSGSMLGIWWAVATPLILAVSINFIFTNVFKVGIENFTFFVLSGIVPWLLFSNAINEAAGSFIANFSVLRQAIFPREFVPMTSIISNFLIFLIGLLILLPFFIVSNPRVITVLPFLLVVLFFYLFFLVGLAMIFSSLNVFFRDVSHLLAIGLMVWFWVTPIFYSLDMLPASFRWICLSNPVTYYVVSYRLILFEAKPLSLPILLTLFFISFTSFIVGYAFFLKNENSLLKRV; from the coding sequence ATGAAGTTTAGAAAAAGAATAAAAAATGTATTTTTCCATAAATCCATTTTGTGGGAGATGTCGATTAAGCAGCTTAAGGCAAAGTATTCTGGTTCTATGTTGGGTATTTGGTGGGCAGTGGCGACCCCTCTTATTCTGGCTGTAAGTATTAATTTTATTTTTACTAATGTATTTAAGGTGGGTATTGAAAATTTTACCTTTTTTGTTTTATCAGGGATAGTCCCTTGGCTATTGTTCTCTAATGCTATAAACGAAGCCGCCGGGTCTTTTATTGCCAATTTTTCGGTATTAAGGCAGGCCATTTTTCCTCGAGAGTTTGTTCCAATGACTTCGATTATCTCTAATTTTTTAATTTTTCTGATCGGTTTATTGATTCTGCTTCCTTTTTTTATTGTTTCTAATCCGAGGGTAATTACGGTTTTGCCGTTTCTGTTGGTAGTTTTATTTTTTTATTTATTTTTTCTTGTCGGGCTTGCTATGATTTTTTCATCTTTAAATGTTTTCTTTCGTGATGTATCCCATCTTTTAGCTATCGGGTTAATGGTTTGGTTTTGGGTTACGCCTATTTTTTACTCTTTGGATATGTTACCGGCTTCATTTCGCTGGATCTGCTTAAGTAATCCAGTTACTTACTATGTAGTTTCTTATAGATTAATTTTGTTTGAAGCGAAGCCGTTATCCCTTCCAATTTTGTTAACTTTATTTTTTATTTCCTTTACGTCATTCATCGTTGGTTATGCCTTTTTCCTTAAAAATGAAAATAGTTTATTAAAACGAGTATGA